From Bacillus horti, one genomic window encodes:
- a CDS encoding YlaH-like family protein, translated as MITDLLFVGNEMPLWGFLVLYGMTTILLAIVYKLGFAKRLPLLKSVIVYIMLAIGALPLAFLGIALPLVEALLIATAILIIVRFRMRKSDNKNG; from the coding sequence ATGATTACAGATCTATTATTTGTAGGGAATGAAATGCCTTTGTGGGGGTTTCTAGTCCTTTACGGAATGACAACCATTTTGTTGGCTATTGTCTATAAGCTTGGGTTTGCTAAAAGACTTCCTTTATTGAAGTCAGTAATTGTCTATATTATGCTTGCAATAGGAGCATTACCCCTAGCCTTTCTAGGGATTGCCCTACCTCTTGTAGAAGCCCTTTTAATCGCAACTGCTATATTGATTATCGTTAGGTTTAGGATGAGAAAATCAGATAATAAAAATGGCTAG
- the typA gene encoding translational GTPase TypA: protein MNKRDDLRNIAIIAHVDHGKTTLVDQMLKQSGTFKEHEQLSDRMMDSNDLERERGITILAKTTAIHYSENRINILDTPGHADFSGEVERILKMVDGVLLVVDAFEGCMPQTRFVLKKALEHKLTPIVVVNKIDRENSRPKEVVDEVLDLFIDLDADEEQLEFPVVYASALAGTSSLDHEQQGPDMKDLFETIIEHIPAPNLEQSAPLQFQVTMLDYNEYLGRIGIGRIHRGNMRINQPIVVLTREGKVKNFRVTKLFGFLGLKRIEIEEATAGDIVAVAGLEDINVGETVCDPATQEALPLLTIDEPTLKMTFLVNNSPFAGRDGKHVTSRKLRDRLFKELETDVSLRVEETNSPEVFTVSGRGELHLSILIENMRREGFELQVSKPEVIIKEIDGQKMEPYERLIADVPEEYTGAIMETLGTRKAEMVNMINNGFGQVRLEFIVPSRGLIGYRTEFLTQTRGYGIMTHSFDSYRAVVRTQLGGRRFGALIAHETGTANTYGLLNVEDRGTMFIVPGTEVYEGMIVGEHSRDNDLTVNVCKMKAANNIRSATKEETVKLKAPRLLTMEEALEFLNDDEYCEITPSTVRLRKKYLVKSERERHEKQSKLQASK, encoded by the coding sequence ATGAACAAAAGAGACGACTTAAGAAATATTGCGATCATTGCTCACGTCGATCATGGTAAAACTACATTGGTTGACCAAATGCTAAAGCAATCTGGAACGTTTAAAGAGCATGAGCAGCTTTCAGATCGAATGATGGATTCCAATGATTTAGAGCGCGAACGCGGGATTACGATTTTAGCTAAAACGACAGCTATTCATTACAGCGAAAACAGAATTAATATCTTAGATACACCAGGCCATGCTGATTTTAGTGGAGAGGTAGAGCGTATCCTGAAAATGGTTGATGGGGTTTTACTTGTTGTTGATGCTTTTGAAGGCTGTATGCCACAAACAAGATTCGTTCTCAAAAAGGCTTTAGAGCACAAGCTAACACCTATCGTAGTCGTAAATAAAATTGACAGAGAAAATTCAAGACCAAAGGAAGTCGTAGACGAGGTACTTGATTTATTTATTGATCTTGATGCTGATGAAGAGCAATTGGAATTTCCAGTTGTCTACGCATCTGCCTTAGCAGGGACATCTAGCTTAGATCATGAACAACAAGGTCCAGATATGAAAGATCTATTTGAAACGATTATAGAGCATATTCCGGCACCAAACTTAGAACAATCAGCACCATTACAGTTCCAAGTTACGATGTTAGATTACAATGAATACCTTGGACGTATTGGTATCGGTCGTATTCACCGTGGAAACATGCGTATTAATCAACCTATTGTTGTTTTAACAAGGGAAGGGAAGGTTAAGAACTTCCGTGTAACCAAGCTCTTTGGTTTCTTAGGCTTGAAGAGAATTGAGATTGAAGAGGCTACAGCTGGGGATATCGTAGCTGTTGCAGGCTTAGAGGATATTAATGTTGGGGAAACAGTGTGTGATCCTGCTACACAGGAGGCTTTACCATTACTAACGATAGATGAGCCTACATTAAAGATGACATTCCTAGTGAATAACAGCCCTTTTGCAGGACGTGACGGTAAGCATGTAACGTCTAGAAAGCTACGTGATCGTTTGTTTAAAGAGCTTGAAACGGATGTTAGCTTAAGAGTAGAAGAAACGAACAGCCCAGAGGTGTTCACTGTTTCTGGAAGAGGGGAGCTACATCTTTCCATTCTAATAGAAAACATGCGACGAGAGGGCTTTGAGCTACAGGTTTCTAAGCCAGAGGTTATTATTAAAGAGATAGATGGGCAAAAAATGGAGCCCTACGAGCGTTTGATTGCTGATGTTCCTGAGGAGTACACGGGAGCCATTATGGAAACCCTTGGAACAAGAAAAGCGGAAATGGTGAACATGATTAATAATGGATTTGGTCAAGTGCGTTTAGAGTTTATTGTTCCTTCCAGAGGTTTGATCGGCTATCGTACTGAGTTTCTAACACAGACTCGTGGATATGGAATTATGACCCATTCCTTTGACTCTTATCGTGCGGTTGTTAGAACACAGCTTGGCGGAAGGCGCTTTGGTGCTTTGATTGCCCACGAAACAGGAACTGCGAATACGTATGGTCTACTGAACGTAGAGGATCGTGGAACGATGTTTATTGTACCGGGTACAGAGGTGTATGAGGGCATGATTGTTGGAGAGCATTCACGTGATAATGACCTAACAGTAAATGTTTGTAAAATGAAGGCAGCAAATAACATTCGCTCAGCTACAAAAGAAGAGACAGTTAAGCTTAAAGCACCACGTTTGTTAACGATGGAGGAAGCTCTTGAGTTTCTTAATGATGATGAGTATTGTGAAATTACTCCGAGCACAGTTAGACTTCGTAAAAAGTATCTAGTGAAATCAGAACGGGAGCGTCACGAGAAGCAATCTAAGCTCCAAGCGTCAAAATAA
- a CDS encoding YlaF family protein — protein sequence MNRKVISLLFALAAVSCFVLAGIFVAERSVLGVILSLLASVVVMGVGFSFKKKFRLQDENRSKS from the coding sequence ATGAATAGAAAAGTCATTTCACTATTGTTTGCACTAGCTGCTGTAAGCTGCTTTGTGTTAGCAGGAATTTTTGTGGCTGAGAGAAGTGTTTTAGGTGTGATTTTATCCTTATTAGCATCTGTTGTGGTGATGGGCGTGGGGTTTTCCTTCAAAAAGAAATTTAGGCTTCAGGATGAGAATAGATCCAAGTCTTAA